The genome window AAAAACTGACGCCCGAGCAGTACAGGGTGACCCAGGAATGCGGTACCGAGCCGCCGTTCAAGAATGAGTACTGGGACAACCACCGGCCCGGCATCTACGTCGATGTCGTGTCCGGAGAACCGCTTTTCGCCTCGATTCACAAGTACGACTCCGGTTCCGGTTGGCCTTCCTTCACTCAGCCCCTGGTGAAGGAGAACATCGTCGAGCAGGAGGATCGCAGTCTCCTGATGGTGCGGACGGAGGTGCGCTCATCGGGAGCGGACTCGCACCTCGGCCATCTCTTCGAGGACGGACCGGCACCGAAGGGCCTCCGATACTGCATCAACTCGGCCGCTCTCCGTTTCATCGCCGTGGAGGATCTCGAAGACGAGGGTTATGGCGAGTTTCTGCCGCTCTTCGAGGAGAA of Acidobacteriota bacterium contains these proteins:
- the msrB gene encoding peptide-methionine (R)-S-oxide reductase MsrB produces the protein MSKQELQQKLTPEQYRVTQECGTEPPFKNEYWDNHRPGIYVDVVSGEPLFASIHKYDSGSGWPSFTQPLVKENIVEQEDRSLLMVRTEVRSSGADSHLGHLFEDGPAPKGLRYCINSAALRFIAVEDLEDEGYGEFLPLFEEKASGSSP